The following coding sequences are from one Streptomyces dengpaensis window:
- a CDS encoding sigma-70 family RNA polymerase sigma factor → MSDGTGTTTELDVRLEKHRVELTGYCYRMLGSSYEAEDAVQDTMVRAWRSYDTFEGRSSMRSWLYRIATNVCLDMLNAGNKRARPMDLTAPSPLAQAALTPRPDNTWLEPMPDARVLPTVDDPAEAAVAKESVRLAFVAALQQLPPKQRAVLILREVLAWKANEVAELLDTSVASVNSALQRARATVAENTDAGADAVTFDPLDDEQQKLLERYVAAFEGYDMTALTALLQEDAIMTMPPFDLWLVGPADITGFMTTTGSGCTNSRLVPVEANGLPAFGHYKPNPNGEGYEPWAVQVLEISKGRITGYHCFLDTARWFPLFGLPMRFEELETDQVE, encoded by the coding sequence ATGAGCGACGGTACGGGGACGACGACAGAGCTGGACGTCCGGCTGGAGAAGCACAGGGTCGAGCTGACCGGGTACTGCTACCGGATGCTCGGCTCGTCCTACGAGGCCGAGGACGCGGTGCAGGACACGATGGTCCGAGCCTGGCGCAGCTACGACACGTTCGAGGGCCGCTCCTCGATGCGCTCCTGGCTCTACCGGATCGCCACGAACGTGTGCCTGGACATGCTGAACGCGGGCAACAAAAGGGCACGCCCCATGGACCTGACCGCCCCGTCCCCGCTGGCCCAGGCCGCCCTCACCCCCCGCCCGGACAACACCTGGCTGGAGCCGATGCCCGACGCCCGCGTCCTGCCGACGGTCGACGACCCGGCCGAGGCGGCGGTGGCGAAGGAGTCGGTGCGCCTCGCCTTCGTGGCGGCCCTGCAGCAGCTGCCGCCGAAGCAGCGTGCCGTGCTCATCCTGCGCGAGGTCCTCGCCTGGAAGGCGAACGAGGTCGCCGAACTCCTCGACACCTCGGTCGCGTCGGTCAACAGCGCCCTGCAGCGCGCCCGCGCGACCGTCGCGGAAAACACCGACGCGGGCGCCGACGCCGTCACCTTCGACCCCCTCGACGACGAGCAGCAAAAGCTTCTGGAGCGCTATGTCGCCGCCTTCGAGGGGTACGACATGACGGCGCTGACAGCGCTGCTCCAGGAGGACGCGATCATGACGATGCCGCCGTTCGACCTGTGGCTGGTCGGCCCGGCCGACATCACCGGCTTCATGACGACGACGGGCTCCGGGTGCACGAACTCGCGCCTGGTGCCGGTCGAGGCCAATGGCCTGCCAGCGTTCGGCCACTACAAGCCCAACCCGAACGGGGAGGGCTACGAGCCCTGGGCCGTCCAGGTGCTGGAGATCTCAAAGGGGCGCATCACCGGGTACCACTGCTTCCTGGACACGGCCCGCTGGTTCCCGCTCTTCGGGCTGCCCATGCGCTTCGAAGAACTCGAGACCGACCAGGTCGAGTAA
- a CDS encoding STAS domain-containing protein produces the protein MSFVLAAGLLTVDARTPDVLVLPGLVTRDELPRLCDDVRAQLEVTGSGVVDCDVAGLGAAGLAAVDVLARLELAARRAGGRIRLRNPDPGLRALLDLVGLEFFEAHGQPEEREPAGRVQEAVVPGDAPL, from the coding sequence ATGAGTTTTGTGCTCGCGGCCGGTCTACTGACCGTGGACGCCAGGACACCCGACGTACTCGTGCTGCCAGGACTCGTCACCCGGGACGAGCTGCCCCGGCTCTGCGACGACGTGCGTGCGCAGCTGGAGGTGACCGGAAGCGGGGTCGTGGACTGCGATGTGGCGGGGCTCGGTGCGGCCGGCCTGGCCGCTGTCGACGTCCTGGCGAGACTGGAGCTGGCCGCGCGGCGGGCCGGGGGCCGGATACGGCTGCGCAATCCGGACCCCGGCCTGCGTGCCTTACTCGACCTGGTCGGTCTCGAGTTCTTCGAAGCGCATGGGCAGCCCGAAGAGCGGGAACCAGCGGGCCGTGTCCAGGAAGCAGTGGTACCCGGTGATGCGCCCCTTTGA
- a CDS encoding thymidine phosphorylase: MAMDAVSVIRTKRDRGELSDEQIDWVIDAYTRGEVADYQMAALNMAILLNGMDRREIARWTAAMIASGERMDFSTLARPTADKHSTGGVGDKITLPLAPLVAACGAAVPQLSGRGLGHTGGTLDKLESIPGWRALLSNEEMLSVLDGVGAVICAAGDGLAPADKKLYALRDVTGTVEAIPLIASSIMSKKIAEGTGSLVLDVKVGTGAFMKTIEDARELASTMVGLGTDHGVKTVALLTDMSTPLGLTAGNALEVRESVEVLAGGGPADVVELTLALAREMLDAAGIKDADPAKALADGSAMDVWRRMIAAQGGDPDAPLPVAREQHVVTARSSGVLTRLDAYDVGIAAWRLGAGRARKEDPVQAGAGVELHAKPGDTVTAGQPLLTLHTETPERFEYALESVAGSYDIAAPGTDFKATPVVLERIA, from the coding sequence ATGGCCATGGACGCCGTCTCCGTCATCCGCACCAAGCGGGACCGCGGCGAGCTCAGCGACGAGCAGATCGACTGGGTGATCGACGCGTACACCCGCGGCGAGGTCGCCGACTACCAGATGGCGGCCCTGAACATGGCGATCCTGCTCAACGGCATGGACCGCCGTGAGATCGCCCGCTGGACGGCCGCGATGATCGCGTCCGGGGAGCGCATGGACTTCTCCACGCTCGCCCGCCCGACCGCCGACAAGCACTCCACGGGCGGCGTCGGCGACAAGATCACCCTCCCGCTGGCCCCGCTGGTGGCCGCGTGCGGTGCGGCGGTCCCGCAGCTGTCCGGGCGCGGCCTCGGCCACACCGGCGGCACCCTCGACAAACTGGAGTCGATCCCCGGCTGGCGCGCGCTGCTCTCCAACGAGGAGATGCTCTCCGTGCTGGACGGCGTGGGCGCGGTGATCTGCGCGGCGGGCGACGGCCTGGCTCCGGCGGACAAGAAGCTGTACGCGCTCCGGGACGTGACCGGCACGGTCGAGGCGATCCCGCTGATCGCCTCCTCCATCATGTCCAAGAAGATCGCCGAGGGCACGGGCTCGCTCGTCCTGGACGTGAAGGTCGGCACCGGCGCCTTCATGAAGACGATCGAGGACGCGCGTGAGCTGGCCTCGACGATGGTGGGCCTGGGCACCGACCACGGGGTCAAGACGGTCGCGCTCCTTACCGACATGTCGACCCCGCTGGGCCTGACGGCGGGCAACGCGCTGGAGGTCCGGGAGTCGGTGGAGGTCCTGGCGGGTGGCGGCCCGGCCGATGTGGTGGAACTGACGCTGGCCCTGGCCCGCGAGATGCTCGACGCGGCCGGCATCAAGGACGCCGACCCCGCGAAGGCGCTCGCCGACGGCTCCGCGATGGATGTGTGGCGCCGCATGATCGCCGCGCAGGGCGGCGACCCGGACGCCCCGCTCCCCGTCGCGCGCGAGCAGCACGTGGTGACGGCTCGGTCCTCCGGCGTCCTGACCCGCCTGGACGCGTACGACGTGGGCATCGCCGCCTGGCGCCTGGGCGCCGGACGCGCCCGCAAGGAGGACCCGGTGCAGGCCGGCGCGGGCGTCGAACTCCACGCCAAGCCCGGCGACACGGTGACGGCGGGCCAGCCCCTCCTGACCCTCCACACGGAGACCCCGGAGCGCTTCGAGTACGCCCTCGAATCGGTGGCCGGCTCGTACGACATCGCGGCGCCGGGCACGGACTTCAAGGCCACGCCGGTCGTGCTGGAACGCATCGCCTGA
- a CDS encoding cytidine deaminase, whose protein sequence is MTSADAGSAAVDWEALRAAARDAMSHAYAPYSGYPVGAAALVDDGRIVTGCNVENASYGLGLCAECGLVSQLQNTGGGRLTHFTCVDGRGEILVPCGRCRQLLFEFGGPDLILETPAGILPLSEMLPQAFGPGHLTQ, encoded by the coding sequence GTGACGTCCGCCGACGCGGGGTCCGCGGCCGTCGACTGGGAGGCCCTGCGCGCGGCCGCGCGGGACGCCATGTCCCACGCGTACGCCCCCTACTCGGGCTACCCGGTCGGCGCCGCGGCTCTCGTCGACGACGGCCGGATCGTCACCGGCTGCAACGTCGAGAACGCCTCGTACGGGCTCGGGCTGTGCGCCGAGTGCGGTCTGGTCTCCCAGTTGCAGAACACCGGGGGCGGCCGGCTGACGCACTTCACCTGCGTCGACGGGCGGGGTGAGATCCTGGTGCCGTGCGGGCGCTGCCGCCAGCTGCTGTTCGAGTTCGGCGGGCCCGATCTCATCCTGGAGACCCCGGCCGGAATCCTGCCGCTCTCCGAGATGCTGCCGCAGGCCTTCGGGCCGGGCCATCTCACCCAGTAA
- a CDS encoding ABC transporter permease, translating into MTTATKVDQPKSQPAAPGGRRLSLPVLLLVIAGALALTSIVRIITGADGITNVSQMSTALELAVPIGLAGLGGLWAERAGVVNIGLEGMMILGTWFGAWAGYQWGPWTGILVGIIGGCLGGLLHAIITVTFNVNHIVSGVAINILALGATRYLAPLAFEGVQGGSAKQSPPVESLGHFTVPGLSDWLSTLNAKGWFFLSDIAGLLGGLVTNVSWLTLIAVALIPATWWILWRTSFGLRLRSCGENPIAAESLGVNVYKYKYLAVIISGGLAGLGGVFLSIVANPFYLEGQTSGRGYIGLAAMIFGNWMPGGLALGAGLFGYTDSLNLRGGSENVHALLLLGAILLVIGAIWLVIKKKYVASVVTLAVGVLVFLWYSLTNEVPNQIVSATPYVITLLVLALSAQRLRMPKADGMPYRKGQGK; encoded by the coding sequence ATGACCACCGCAACCAAGGTCGACCAGCCCAAGTCGCAGCCCGCGGCACCCGGCGGCCGCCGGCTGTCGCTCCCCGTCCTTCTGCTGGTCATCGCGGGCGCCCTGGCGCTGACCTCGATCGTCCGCATCATCACGGGTGCCGACGGCATCACCAACGTCAGTCAGATGTCCACCGCGCTGGAGCTGGCCGTCCCGATCGGCCTGGCCGGTCTCGGCGGTCTGTGGGCCGAGCGCGCGGGCGTCGTCAACATCGGCCTCGAAGGCATGATGATCCTCGGCACCTGGTTCGGTGCCTGGGCCGGTTACCAGTGGGGACCGTGGACCGGCATCCTGGTCGGCATCATCGGCGGCTGCCTCGGCGGTCTGCTGCACGCGATCATCACGGTCACCTTCAACGTCAACCACATCGTCTCCGGTGTGGCCATCAACATCCTGGCGCTCGGCGCCACCCGCTACCTCGCCCCGCTCGCCTTCGAGGGCGTCCAGGGCGGCTCGGCCAAGCAGTCCCCGCCGGTCGAGTCCCTCGGCCACTTCACCGTGCCGGGCCTATCGGACTGGCTCAGCACCCTCAACGCCAAGGGCTGGTTCTTCCTCTCGGACATCGCGGGCCTGCTCGGCGGCCTGGTCACCAACGTCTCCTGGCTGACCCTGATCGCCGTCGCGCTGATCCCCGCCACCTGGTGGATCCTCTGGCGCACCTCCTTCGGCCTGCGCCTGCGCTCCTGCGGTGAGAACCCGATCGCGGCCGAGTCGCTCGGCGTCAACGTCTACAAGTACAAGTACCTGGCCGTGATCATCTCCGGTGGCCTGGCCGGTCTCGGCGGTGTCTTCCTGTCGATCGTCGCCAACCCCTTCTACCTGGAGGGCCAGACCAGCGGCCGCGGCTACATCGGTCTCGCCGCGATGATCTTCGGTAACTGGATGCCGGGCGGACTCGCCCTGGGCGCGGGCCTGTTCGGCTACACCGACAGCCTCAACCTGCGCGGCGGCTCCGAGAACGTCCACGCACTGCTGCTGCTCGGCGCCATCCTGCTCGTCATCGGCGCGATCTGGCTGGTGATCAAGAAGAAGTACGTGGCCTCCGTGGTCACGCTTGCCGTGGGCGTGCTGGTCTTCCTCTGGTACTCCCTCACCAACGAGGTGCCGAACCAGATCGTCTCGGCCACGCCGTACGTCATCACGCTGCTCGTCCTCGCGCTGTCGGCGCAGCGCCTGCGCATGCCGAAGGCCGACGGCATGCCCTACCGGAAGGGACAGGGCAAGTGA
- a CDS encoding ABC transporter permease yields the protein MKKFDKERLLLAVAGPVIALVVAVALTSVVLISSGKNPIEPYTIMFEQASFSDIQVLIINQASLYYIAALAVAIGFRMNLFNIGVDGQYQLAAMMAAIVGAHVALPAAFQIPLLLLTAVFTGAFWAGIAGVLKVTRGVSEVVATIMLNAIATSVIAYLWLPSVFGVKVGNNSTTGEMHASGWVPGFDLGAAGEIYGLVVLAALLGIGYWIVLNRTRFGFDLRASGASETAAAASGVNPKRMVLTAMLVSGGMAGLAGLPILLGATHTFSLNFPTGIGFLGIGIALLGRNSPVGIAFAALLWAWLDKASPELDFHGYDKEIAVIMQGLIVIAVVVSYEAVREWGLRRQQRRVGAELAAGHVLGAANNTEKEVAGR from the coding sequence ATGAAGAAGTTCGACAAGGAGCGCCTGCTCCTCGCGGTGGCCGGGCCGGTCATCGCGCTCGTCGTGGCCGTGGCGCTGACCTCGGTCGTGCTGATCTCCTCGGGCAAGAACCCGATCGAGCCGTACACGATCATGTTCGAGCAGGCCTCGTTCTCCGACATCCAGGTCCTGATCATCAACCAGGCCTCGCTGTACTACATCGCGGCGCTCGCGGTGGCCATCGGCTTCCGGATGAACCTGTTCAACATCGGTGTGGACGGCCAGTACCAGCTGGCCGCCATGATGGCCGCGATCGTGGGCGCCCATGTCGCGCTGCCCGCGGCGTTCCAGATCCCGCTGCTGCTCCTGACCGCCGTCTTCACCGGCGCGTTCTGGGCCGGAATCGCCGGTGTCCTCAAGGTGACCCGCGGCGTCAGCGAGGTCGTCGCGACGATCATGCTCAACGCGATCGCGACGTCCGTCATCGCCTATCTGTGGCTGCCCAGCGTCTTCGGCGTCAAGGTCGGCAACAACAGCACCACCGGCGAGATGCACGCGTCCGGCTGGGTGCCCGGCTTCGACCTGGGTGCCGCGGGCGAGATCTACGGCCTGGTGGTCCTCGCCGCTCTGCTCGGCATCGGCTACTGGATCGTCCTCAACCGCACCCGCTTCGGCTTCGACCTGCGCGCCTCCGGCGCCTCGGAGACCGCCGCCGCGGCCAGCGGTGTGAACCCCAAGCGCATGGTGCTCACCGCCATGCTGGTCTCCGGCGGCATGGCCGGCCTCGCGGGCCTGCCGATCCTGCTCGGCGCCACGCACACCTTCAGCCTGAACTTCCCGACCGGCATCGGCTTCCTCGGCATCGGCATCGCGCTGCTCGGCCGCAACAGCCCGGTGGGCATCGCCTTCGCGGCCCTGCTCTGGGCCTGGCTGGACAAGGCCTCGCCCGAGCTCGACTTCCACGGCTACGACAAGGAAATCGCGGTCATCATGCAGGGCCTGATCGTGATCGCGGTCGTCGTCTCGTACGAGGCCGTACGCGAGTGGGGTCTGCGCCGTCAGCAGCGCCGCGTCGGCGCGGAACTCGCCGCGGGCCACGTCCTCGGCGCCGCCAACAACACCGAGAAGGAGGTGGCTGGCCGATGA
- a CDS encoding ABC transporter ATP-binding protein: MTAVELAGITKRFPGVVANHDIHLSVRRGTVHALVGENGAGKSTLMKILYGMQKPDEGTIAVNGEQVTFSSPADAIARGIGMVHQHFMLADNLTVLENVVLGSEKLYGIGARARRKIVEISERYGLGVRPDLLVESLGVADRQRVEILKVLYRGARILILDEPTAVLVPQEVDALFDNLRELKAEGLCVIFISHKLGEVLSVADDITVIRRGTTVGTAVPSETTPRQLAELMVGSELPTPETAESTVTDKPVIEVKGLTAFAGGGPSLGEFDEPSATGLATEDTAETAAAVRRVLDDVTFTIHAGEVMGIAGVEGNGQTELIDALIGLQRADSGSVSFLGEDITALPTRKRREQGIGYIPEDRHRHGLLLEAPLWENRILGHVTEKPNAKGVWLDIKGAQEDTKRIVKEYDVRTPGIDVTAASLSGGNQQKLIVGREMSHKPRFLIAAHPTRGVDVGAQAQIWDQIREARREGLAVLLISADLDELIGLSDTLRVIYNGKLVADADPATITPEELGSAMTGAASGHLENEELAAQAELEEHPETPAELSEHPETPADAPEDEAR; this comes from the coding sequence GTGACCGCAGTCGAACTCGCCGGGATCACCAAACGATTCCCCGGCGTCGTGGCCAACCACGACATCCACCTCAGCGTCCGCAGGGGCACGGTCCACGCCCTCGTCGGCGAGAACGGTGCCGGCAAGTCGACGCTGATGAAGATCCTCTACGGCATGCAGAAGCCGGACGAGGGCACCATCGCCGTCAACGGCGAGCAGGTCACCTTCTCGTCGCCCGCCGACGCCATCGCGCGCGGCATCGGCATGGTCCACCAGCACTTCATGCTCGCCGACAACCTCACCGTCCTGGAGAACGTCGTCCTGGGCAGCGAGAAGCTGTACGGCATCGGCGCCAGGGCCCGCCGCAAGATCGTGGAGATCTCCGAGCGCTACGGCCTCGGCGTCCGCCCCGACCTCCTGGTCGAGAGCCTCGGTGTCGCCGACCGTCAGCGCGTGGAGATCCTCAAGGTCCTCTACCGCGGCGCCCGCATCCTCATCCTGGACGAGCCCACCGCCGTACTCGTACCGCAGGAGGTCGACGCACTCTTCGACAACCTGCGCGAGCTCAAGGCCGAGGGCCTGTGCGTCATCTTCATCTCGCACAAGCTGGGCGAGGTGCTGTCGGTCGCCGATGACATCACGGTCATCCGCCGCGGTACGACGGTCGGCACCGCCGTCCCCTCCGAGACGACGCCGCGCCAGCTCGCCGAGCTGATGGTGGGCAGCGAGCTGCCCACCCCGGAGACAGCTGAGTCCACGGTCACGGACAAGCCGGTCATCGAGGTCAAGGGCCTCACGGCCTTCGCCGGCGGCGGTCCCTCCCTCGGCGAGTTCGACGAGCCGTCCGCCACCGGTCTGGCTACGGAGGACACGGCCGAGACCGCCGCCGCGGTGCGGCGCGTCCTCGACGACGTCACCTTCACCATCCACGCGGGCGAGGTCATGGGCATCGCCGGCGTCGAGGGCAACGGCCAGACCGAGCTCATCGACGCGCTGATCGGCCTCCAACGGGCCGACTCCGGCTCCGTCTCCTTCCTCGGCGAGGACATCACCGCCCTGCCCACCCGCAAGCGCCGCGAGCAGGGCATCGGCTACATCCCCGAGGACCGGCACCGGCACGGCCTCCTCCTGGAAGCCCCGCTCTGGGAGAACCGCATCCTCGGCCACGTCACCGAGAAGCCCAACGCGAAGGGCGTCTGGCTCGACATCAAGGGCGCCCAGGAGGACACGAAGCGGATCGTCAAGGAGTACGACGTCCGCACGCCCGGCATCGACGTCACCGCCGCCTCCCTGTCCGGCGGCAACCAGCAGAAGCTGATCGTCGGCCGCGAGATGAGCCACAAGCCGCGCTTCCTGATCGCCGCCCACCCCACACGCGGTGTGGACGTCGGCGCACAGGCGCAGATCTGGGACCAGATCCGCGAGGCGCGCCGCGAGGGCCTCGCCGTGCTGCTGATCTCCGCCGACCTGGACGAGCTGATCGGCCTCTCCGACACGCTCCGGGTGATCTACAACGGCAAGCTGGTCGCGGACGCCGACCCGGCCACCATCACCCCGGAGGAGCTCGGCTCGGCCATGACCGGCGCCGCCTCCGGACATCTCGAGAACGAAGAGCTCGCCGCCCAGGCTGAGCTCGAAGAGCATCCCGAAACCCCGGCGGAGCTCTCAGAGCACCCCGAGACCCCGGCAGACGCCCCGGAAGACGAGGCCCGCTGA
- a CDS encoding BMP family lipoprotein, with protein sequence MRRVPRIALAGAATASLALVLSACGGTSTSAGSSEAKGDKGLAIAYDVGGKGDQSFNDAAYAGLEKAESEFGYDTADVEPTDGETDADKAQRLASLAKQGYNPVIGVGYAYAPAVKEAAEKYPDTTFGIVDDSTVTAKNVADLVFSEEEASYLAGVAAAKATKSNTVGFVGGVDIPLIHKFEAGFKQGVADTKPGVKVLSQYLTQTAEEGGFSSPDKGKAAAEGQIEKKADVVYQAAGLSGQGVIEAASASKVWAIGVDSDQYEQEALSKYKDAILTSATKDVAQAVYNLAKSVEDGKPETGIVRGDLKSGEVGLADSNPEFASNTAIQGAVDTAKEKIISGEIKVKSS encoded by the coding sequence ATGCGCCGGGTTCCCCGCATCGCGCTCGCAGGCGCTGCGACCGCCTCTCTCGCCCTCGTTCTCTCCGCCTGTGGCGGCACCTCGACCTCCGCCGGCTCGTCGGAGGCGAAGGGCGACAAGGGTCTCGCCATCGCCTACGACGTCGGCGGCAAGGGCGACCAGTCCTTCAACGATGCCGCGTACGCGGGCCTGGAGAAGGCGGAGAGCGAGTTCGGCTACGACACCGCCGACGTCGAGCCCACCGACGGTGAGACCGACGCCGACAAGGCGCAGCGTCTGGCGTCGCTGGCCAAGCAGGGCTACAACCCGGTCATCGGTGTCGGCTACGCCTACGCGCCGGCCGTCAAGGAGGCCGCGGAGAAGTACCCCGACACCACCTTCGGCATCGTCGACGACTCCACCGTCACGGCGAAGAACGTGGCGGACCTGGTCTTCTCCGAGGAGGAGGCCTCGTACCTCGCCGGTGTCGCCGCCGCCAAGGCCACCAAGTCGAACACGGTCGGTTTCGTGGGCGGTGTGGACATCCCGCTGATCCACAAGTTCGAGGCGGGCTTCAAGCAGGGCGTGGCGGACACCAAGCCCGGCGTCAAGGTCCTGTCGCAGTACCTGACGCAGACCGCCGAGGAGGGCGGCTTCTCCAGCCCCGACAAGGGCAAGGCCGCCGCCGAGGGCCAGATCGAGAAGAAGGCCGACGTCGTCTACCAGGCGGCCGGTCTGTCCGGCCAGGGCGTGATCGAGGCCGCGTCCGCCAGCAAGGTGTGGGCGATCGGTGTCGACTCCGACCAGTACGAGCAGGAAGCTCTGAGCAAGTACAAGGACGCGATCCTGACCTCGGCGACCAAGGACGTCGCCCAGGCCGTGTACAACCTTGCGAAGTCGGTCGAGGACGGCAAGCCCGAGACCGGTATCGTTCGGGGCGATCTGAAGTCCGGTGAGGTCGGTCTGGCCGACTCCAACCCGGAGTTCGCGAGCAACACCGCGATCCAGGGCGCCGTCGACACGGCCAAGGAAAAGATCATCAGCGGCGAGATCAAGGTCAAGTCCAGCTGA
- a CDS encoding BMP family lipoprotein gives MRRISSLTRIAVGVASLALAATACGGTSKDSDSDGGDSSKSGKGLAIAYDIGGKGDQSFNDAAYAGLEKAKAEFKYDTQDIEPTDGETDADKEQRLASLAKQGYNPVIGVGFAYGPAMEAVASKYPDTTFGIVDSVVDGKNVASLVFAEQEASYLAGVAAAKATKSNTVGFVGGVDIPLIHKFEAGFKQGVADTNPGVKVLSQYLTQTAEEGGFSSPDKGKAAAEGQIEKKADVVYQAAGLSGQGVIEAAAKAKVWAIGVDSDQYQQEALASYKDHILTSALKDVGGAVYALAKSVKDGKPLTGVQTFDLKVNGVGLADTNPKMAEISGLSDAVAKAKAGIIDGTIKVKTE, from the coding sequence ATGCGTCGGATATCCAGCCTGACCCGCATCGCGGTGGGGGTCGCGTCGCTCGCACTCGCCGCCACGGCCTGCGGCGGCACCAGCAAGGACAGCGACAGCGACGGCGGCGACAGCAGCAAGAGCGGCAAGGGCCTCGCCATCGCGTACGACATCGGCGGCAAGGGCGACCAGTCCTTCAACGACGCCGCGTACGCGGGCCTGGAGAAGGCGAAGGCGGAGTTCAAGTACGACACCCAGGACATCGAGCCCACGGACGGCGAGACCGACGCCGACAAGGAGCAGCGTCTGGCGTCGCTGGCCAAGCAGGGCTACAACCCCGTCATCGGTGTCGGGTTCGCCTACGGCCCCGCCATGGAGGCGGTCGCCAGCAAGTACCCGGACACCACTTTCGGCATCGTCGACTCCGTGGTCGACGGCAAGAACGTGGCGTCGCTCGTCTTCGCCGAGCAGGAGGCCTCGTACCTCGCCGGTGTCGCCGCCGCCAAGGCCACCAAGAGCAACACCGTCGGCTTCGTGGGCGGTGTGGACATCCCGCTCATTCACAAGTTCGAGGCGGGCTTCAAGCAGGGCGTCGCGGACACCAACCCCGGCGTCAAGGTCCTGTCGCAGTACCTGACGCAGACCGCCGAGGAGGGCGGCTTCTCCAGCCCCGACAAGGGCAAGGCCGCCGCCGAGGGCCAGATCGAGAAGAAGGCCGACGTCGTCTACCAGGCGGCCGGCCTGTCCGGCCAGGGTGTGATCGAGGCCGCCGCGAAGGCGAAGGTCTGGGCGATCGGCGTCGACTCCGACCAGTACCAGCAGGAGGCGCTGGCCTCCTACAAGGACCACATCCTGACCTCCGCGCTCAAGGACGTCGGCGGTGCGGTGTACGCGCTCGCCAAGTCCGTCAAGGACGGCAAGCCGCTGACCGGCGTGCAGACCTTCGACCTGAAGGTCAACGGCGTGGGCCTCGCCGACACCAACCCGAAGATGGCGGAGATCTCCGGACTCAGCGACGCCGTGGCCAAGGCCAAGGCGGGCATCATCGACGGCACCATCAAGGTCAAGACCGAGTAG
- a CDS encoding amidohydrolase yields the protein MSPESEADHPGEPLLPGALPEALRAELVAFRRDLHMHPELGNQEFRTTAALKARLERAGLKPRVLDTGTGLICDIGDWDGVQPMLALRADIDALPIPDTKTECAYRSTVPDRAHACGHDVHTTVVLGAGLVLADLHREGRLARPVRLIFQPAEEVLPGGAPDAIESGVLDGVGRIIGVHCDPRVDAGRIGLRHGPITSACDRLEVALDGAGGHTARPHLTTDLVTAAARVVTDVPALVARRVDARSGLAVTWGRIESGHACNVIPQHAELSGTVRCLDLGAWRAAPDLVHAAIDEIANLYRAKSEINYIRGVPPVVNDPAVTDLLRDAMTARRGAHSIEDTEQSLGGEDFSWYLEHVPGAMARLGVRTPGERTTRDLHRGDFDADESAITVGVELFTAAALLDTGV from the coding sequence ATGTCCCCAGAGTCCGAGGCCGATCACCCCGGGGAACCCCTGCTCCCCGGCGCGCTGCCCGAGGCGCTGCGCGCCGAACTCGTCGCGTTCCGCCGCGACTTGCACATGCACCCGGAGCTCGGCAACCAGGAGTTCCGCACCACGGCCGCGCTCAAGGCGCGCCTGGAGCGGGCGGGCCTGAAGCCGCGCGTCCTCGACACCGGGACCGGCCTCATCTGTGACATCGGGGACTGGGACGGCGTACAGCCCATGCTCGCGCTGCGCGCCGACATCGACGCGCTGCCCATCCCGGACACCAAGACCGAGTGCGCGTACCGCTCGACCGTGCCCGACCGCGCCCACGCCTGTGGCCACGACGTGCACACCACGGTCGTCCTCGGCGCCGGGCTCGTCCTCGCCGACCTGCACCGCGAGGGGCGCCTTGCCCGTCCCGTACGGCTGATCTTCCAGCCCGCGGAGGAGGTGCTGCCCGGCGGCGCCCCGGACGCGATCGAGTCGGGCGTCCTCGACGGCGTCGGGCGGATCATCGGCGTGCACTGCGACCCGAGGGTGGACGCCGGGCGCATCGGGTTGCGGCACGGCCCCATCACCTCCGCGTGCGACCGGCTCGAAGTCGCGCTCGACGGCGCGGGCGGTCACACCGCGCGCCCCCACCTCACCACCGACCTCGTCACCGCCGCCGCACGCGTCGTCACTGACGTACCGGCGCTCGTCGCCCGGCGGGTGGACGCCCGCAGCGGGCTCGCCGTGACCTGGGGACGGATCGAGTCCGGGCACGCCTGCAATGTCATCCCTCAGCACGCCGAGCTCTCCGGGACCGTGCGCTGCCTGGATCTGGGCGCCTGGCGGGCCGCGCCCGACCTGGTGCACGCGGCCATCGACGAGATCGCGAACCTCTACCGCGCCAAGTCAGAGATCAACTACATCCGGGGCGTCCCGCCGGTCGTCAACGACCCGGCCGTCACGGACCTGCTCCGCGACGCCATGACCGCGCGGCGCGGCGCGCACTCCATCGAGGACACCGAGCAGAGCCTCGGCGGCGAGGACTTCTCCTGGTACCTGGAGCACGTGCCCGGCGCGATGGCCCGCCTCGGCGTCCGCACACCGGGCGAGCGCACCACCCGCGACCTGCACCGCGGCGATTTCGACGCGGACGAATCGGCGATCACGGTCGGGGTCGAGCTGTTCACGGCGGCCGCCCTTCTCGACACCGGGGTGTGA